The genomic DNA ATTGGAAGGATATACAGGCTCCTCACAGTTCCAAAAACACCCTCCCGAAAATCAGAGCACTCCCACTGGTTTCCAAAGAACTATCCCAACCcatttaatctttttttccaCCTCCACAATGCCTCTCCAGTCATCTTCATCTGATTCAGTCATTTTATACAAAAGAGGTAtaattatttttgacaggaagGATTCAATTCAGAATTATAAACAACTGACTCATGAGTACAATGACAAATCTGCAGGAGTTGATATTGTGCCTTCCACTTTCAATCAATCATCCACCGTTCTGTTATCCTTTAACTACTACTCCAGACATGAGATACAGACCCTCTGTTTACTCTCCCCATACCCAAATAAGTTGTAGAGTTACCAGGGCAAAGGAAGTTGAATGATAAAGCTGAGGCCATGCCAAGGCTAGGTTTTTGtacatttaaacaaagtgggaCAAAAGATGATTTGCACTCTGCTCAGGCCAATCCCCAAGTGACTCCACCTTCTGCGGTAAAAAAATCTGATGCTTATAAGCGCAATCAGCACTATAAACTCAAATCACTCACTCAATCCACCTCTGACTACCGAGATAGAGAAGACCTCTGTGCACTTTGACTCAGAGTTTTGAGTTCTGACATGCCTTCAGCGGGACTGGAGATACTTGGATTGGTTCTGGCTGTCCTGGGATGGATCTCAGCCATTGTATCCTGCGCCTTGCCCATGTGGAGAGTGTCAGCTTTCCTTGGGGCGAACATCATCACAGCGCAAACCACCTGGGAAGGCATCTGGATGAACTGCATGTTCCAGAGCACAGGTTTGATGCAGTGTAAAACCTACAACTCCTTGTTGGATCTCAGCCCAGATCTTCAGGCCGCCCGTGCCCTCACTATCATCTCCATCTTGGTGGCTATCGTGGGAGTTCTGGTGGCCATAATGGGTGCAAAATTCACCAACTGTGTGGATGAAGAGTCGGCCAAAGCTCGGGTTATGATAGCCGCCGGGGTGATCTTCATCGTGGCTTCTCTGGCTCAGCTGATCCCTGTGTCGTGGTCTGCCAGTACTATCATCAAGGAGTTCAACAATCCATTTCCACTAAAGGAACAGAAGAAGGAGCTAGGTGCTTCTCTGTACTTGGGCTGGGCTGCAGCTGCATTTCTGCTCATTGGAGGGGGCATCCTCTGCTCCAGTTGCCCCCCAAAACCTAAGAAAAGGTACAGCCCTCCATCAAACATGATGCATTCCCAAACCAGGTCGCTGGCCCCAAGTGGTCACAACAGGAGAGACTATGTCTGAGCTTGCACCTGCTCTTTTCTCACACCTTTGCCATCATGGAAAATACTGCACTGGAGAGGACAGTGGTCCTTTttataacctatatatacacacacatctgtcTTCATGTTGAAAAAGAGGAAACTTTTTATGATTGTAATGCCACCATATAATGTATGCCCTATAGAACAGAGCCTACAtcaaacttgtttttctttgttaaatgttttgtgtgtaactTTGAGGCTAACAACTATGTTAGTGCCCTGTGTTTTATACTTTATGAAAGTAATTGCATCATTTGTGATTCAAATTTAGAGAATAGGTGACTCTGCATTCATGCTATATTGACTGTATGTTTTATAAAAAACCTTCAGTTTTGATTAAGAAGTTCAACAAAGCCTGTCATGAAGTCACTTAATGCATAGTTGTCATTATACATTTTGTAAATCACTGTATCTGAAATGTGTTGTGTCTgacatgttatttttatttaaaggccTTGTTTGATTTTAACACAGGTTTTCTTGATCATTTAAACTTTCGAAGTACTGTTTCAGATTGTCTTTCATTATTAAGGCTTAAACATTTGGTCATTAAAGTTTGAGGAAAAATCATATAAAATACACCTATCAATGACTTTTCAGGTCTGTTTTTTGTCATGTTTATCAGCAAAGAAAAGCGTATTTATGCCCTGAATTCTAATGCAGGCTGAGAGCCACTTCTGTATTACACATTATAGCCTACAtgtgactagggttgggtaccgtttggatttttacgattccgatgccgaaccggtacttttaaaacgatccCGATTCCTAactgattcctaaaccgattcttgaaaaactgaaaaatgacatcaagaaAGGCTCTAAtcatggagtttttttttaattgaaaattatttcaatttaacattaaagttttaaagtacttaaatatataataagtaaacctaagtcacctaacacataactacaataatttgacaaataacagttacgctattaacaagtaacaaaataaatgttgagttggtatgcctaccagcttcaaactttagccgttcttttgcagaaaaattgccttctctggcaagatactacacctctcctgaattatggcatgtcctgcacaggagaaaactctctcagattgTGTCCAAGAGGCCTGTATACACAGGTAGGAGTCTGAAAGGGCAgactcccccaccaccaggctacaggggtCTTGtcctagggtgaccagatttcccggagctaaaaccgggacactttgcacgTGACCATAGTGCTTGTGCACACATGCTTTTTAAcatgaacatgtgccagcccaggtcagacataaacacagacagtaacttctTTATTTTGATTGTAGGCCCCTCATctaataagtgtttttttcccattaaaattaacaaaattgcagcaacagcctgtTTCAGTTAATTttgagatttatgttgagattttttctaaaaaaagagattttttgaagtgttatttattccaaaaGAACTAAATGTTATGTTTGTAGCtgggaggagtagggaatggcggacccaaaatgcagagacaaGGCAGGTAAGCAGGCAGCAGGTTAGCGGTGGAGGATTTATTTAAACCAGGAGTCCAAACAACAAAAAGGAGTCCAAAAACCCagcaggcaaaaacaaaagaccGAAGTGAGCAACAAAAGAActgaataacaaaaacaaaggaaaaccaGAAACAGAAACTACTGACCAAAACTCACGTACAAGAAAACACGGTTGGgtaaacacacaaaatgatctGACGCTGGATGaggggaacaccaagactaaatacagagggtaatgagataacacaagacaggagacacaagggctgggaaacaggtgaaacacattaggctgGGCAGAGCAATCAAAAAAGgcggaaaacacaagacaggaagtaaaatagacaagacagaaaaccagagacttcaaaataaaacaggaaaccgagcaaaatacaacacagaaaacagagtaccaaaataagacaaaacaccaaaaccataacactaaaatgaaaattttagttcttgaaaatgaaaataattttaatcaattaattatTGAAAATTtggagcattaaacacttcatttcctgcattctggtgaatttgtatgcacctatttctacctttttctgaatcaatgtatgctgcaaatatctttatgtgaagagaaacaatacaattacaatccacaaaaacataatggaatatattgaagtaaggctctcaggcattctgtattgctttcaactatttattctcctgtagatcgacttttctaattatatctgagtcagcacacatttAGCCTAGCATAATgtactcctccctcctgtttgcgtcttttgttgataatttattaataaacccctggactgtaatatttcagatgtgtttgagcaatgtccaaaactttgtgactttgtgttctctgtgatttggaggagtcgtaatatttggagaaaaagaaagttataataggctattacaagaataaagtcactatatttcagaaaataatctataggCTACCTGCAcaatagtctgctgtgcattacatgattgctctgctgatacggtagagctcagaccttctgacagacacagagccccgtttgggtgtctgaatgagacaaagagtttagctagagaagtggctgtacgctactctacatcggaggtggaaacccaaaactactgcagaaatacacggagcacaaacgcagcacttctgccgcagcatgtccacaACTGAGCGCATCCATAAACTTGAAGCTGCGCTacattttacagagagagtggacactaagcgacgcacaggtcttCTTCAGAGCTCCGTAGTgtctgaaccgtagactggaaacgtcacgtcacaggaaattcaaactaaatcattagtattgcactcctaaactttgtgttgatggcatcaatatattagactgatttggctaCGATTcctccagtggtgtagtctatttCTTTTTAGTGAGTATACTGTGATTTTCCCCTCCAAGCCTCATACTCACCTGTCCCAGAGCGACGCACTGTGACGTTTCCATATACGAACTGTACACGGACAACAGACGTTTCAGTATTGATGGCGTTTATTTAAAGCcctggaaaaacaacacttgaAGTTGAGACAGATTTAACTTTTTGAGAAACGCAACCAAACCTGAACACAACAGGATATCACACAAATGAGCCATTTAATCGACACCCCTACACAGCCACACAAAACCATGACTAATAATTACCATCATCATACAAGTTTTGTTTCTATTAGTAATAACATCTGATGAACAGGGCCTAAATTTACTCAAAAGTATTTAATAAACTGTTTACAATCTTCAACACCATGGCTAACAAATGCATAAAAAGCAGacgaaaagagaaaaaagctcCACTCTTTCTATTTTAGTTAATTATCTGACCATTGATAACTAACATTACCATATAGTAATTTAATTGTGTAAAGTAATGCACATTTAAGATTTAAGAATTTACTCTAATTTGCATAGTCATTGACCTTATGAATTTCCATTGCTTAGATcagctgtacatgtgtgtgctgATATTTACCTAAATTTCTGTCCATACACTTTAACCAAGGATGCCTGTTTTTAAACTCCCAAGCCTGATTTTCAGTCCACAATGCTGGCCACGAGTTCTCACTTCTCACCATCTCTCTCATCATCTCAAACAAGGAAATATAAACAATTGTATTCGGTTTACTGCTTTActcagacacaggcacacaggcacacacacacaatatcataTAAGCTACTCTCACTTACCAGGTAACAGTAACGTTGCGGTAGCTAGACTTTTCGGGCTGGTTTttgtaacggtaacgttaaccATCGGGTCCTCATGGTCTGTGGAAGCTGCAGTGTCACCCGACGTGGCAGGAGCTTCAGGGACGGACTTTTGAAAACACTGAAGTAGTGTTATTTGGGTCTGTTTATGTTTCATATCTCGTTACTTTAAAACTTTGTTCAAACTCTACCTAGTTGCAAGAAAGGAACGACCGCGCAAAGAATGCAACTTGTTGCTTAGTAACGTTAAGTGACATCACATCAGATGCAGGGCACGGCCACGGAAGCCCCAAAGGTCCAAATGTCAGTGCTTCACAACACAGACGGGGTGAATTTATGAATGAAAGTGAGAACGTTCTGTCACAACGATGTTGTTACGTATCATAGCGCTTTTGTAAGTGGGTATACGGAAATCCTTgacttttcctagtgggtatacggcacgtagactacaccactggattCCTCCGAAAACTTCACCTTTCACAGCTTTCGTCATgtagagacggttgctaggtgatagcaacaaacACAGTATGGTCGGACCCCGCGCGTAGCTGCCGGTTGTATTCGCCTCAGaagaataaactggacaaagttacattcggggctaaactcaaaacattcggggctgaagccccggcaaaatcggctcacgccgctcctggtgtaaaccgggacattttagtgtcccaacaggcttttgtcgggactctgGACATTAATTTCAAAAttgggactgtcccggtcaaatcgggactgtcacggtcaaaccgggacgtctggtcaccctgggacgtctggtcaccctatctTGTCCTGAGCGATAGACTAgcagcagagatggcaaaagtactcacttcccgtacttaagtagaagtacagatacttgtgttaaaaattactctggtaaaagtataagtactgatttaacttctttacttaagtaaaagtaacaaagtacaggctttgaaatgtacttaaagtataaaagtaaaagtagccttgcgaatgacaaccactttttatgcaaagctacctggaccacacacgttactagagtgcaagatgagaaacttcagtggacataaaaaccaggctctttatatgccattgtctacattttaaatggatgtctgccaaacatcacatatatgattat from Perca fluviatilis chromosome 2, GENO_Pfluv_1.0, whole genome shotgun sequence includes the following:
- the LOC120553681 gene encoding claudin-4-like, which produces MPSAGLEILGLVLAVLGWISAIVSCALPMWRVSAFLGANIITAQTTWEGIWMNCMFQSTGLMQCKTYNSLLDLSPDLQAARALTIISILVAIVGVLVAIMGAKFTNCVDEESAKARVMIAAGVIFIVASLAQLIPVSWSASTIIKEFNNPFPLKEQKKELGASLYLGWAAAAFLLIGGGILCSSCPPKPKKRYSPPSNMMHSQTRSLAPSGHNRRDYV